Proteins encoded in a region of the Diabrotica undecimpunctata isolate CICGRU chromosome 10, icDiaUnde3, whole genome shotgun sequence genome:
- the LOC140451774 gene encoding uncharacterized protein, protein MERIWYIRPSAENKNTDREVNAFHIPKFLAFIDYEKAFDSIELWAIEHAINKSLEDVFKTTNWSTSGINVNGNMLNHLRFADDILIIASTFEELQIMMEELADSSQYVEQKQKQ, encoded by the exons ATGGAAAGGATAtggtacatcagaccatctgctgaaaATAAGAATACTGATAGAGAAGTCAATGCATTTCATATACCCAAATTTCTTGCCTTCATAGACtacgaaaaggcatttgatagtatcGAGCTGTGGGCCATAGAACACGCTATTAATAAAT ccctagaagacgtcttcaaaactacaaattggtcaacatcTGGCATCAACGTTAACGGCAACatgttaaaccacctcagattcgctgacgacatctTGATTATAGCTAGCACATTCGAGGAATTACAAATTATGATGGAGGAACTCGCAGACAGTTCCCAATACGtcgaacaaaaacaaaaacaatga